GcactggaggtggagacaggaagagattGATGGCCAGCCGGCCTGACTAGAATGGAGAGTCTCGGGTTCAGTGAGAGGACCTGTTTCAAAAACTAAGATAGAGAGGAGCCAAGTTTGGggagtacatgcttttaatcacagcattcaAGAGGCGAACACAGGTGAGTTCAGGTCCAGCCTCCAtctacatactgagaccctgtctccaataaCGACTATAATATAATGTGGAGAACAGTAGAGGAAAACAttggtgccctcctctggcctctacatgtgcacacacctgcagacacttgcacacatacacccTCCCACTATGTATTAGTttaggttctctagagtcacagaacgtatggatagtctttatatagttagtctatagtccaactccccagcaatggtcagcagcagctgtggatggaagtccaaggatctagcagtttctcagtcccacgaggcaagcaggcaaggaagagtgagtaaatcttccttcttccaatgtccttatatatctccagccagtgtataGCCCAAATTAAAGggtgtaggtctccagcagagggtgtggcccagattaacggtgtgtgcatccatgcctttaatcccaaatgatcttgaactcagagatctccttgtcttagccactatgcttcaagatctccataccaagatccaggtcagaaacatatctctgagcttccaaattaggatcataggtgagccttccaattctagactgtagttcatttcagatatagtcaagttgacaaccaggaatagccactacacactggaaagaaagaaagaaagaaagaaagaaagaaagaaagaaagaaagaaagaaagaaagaaagaaagaaagaaagaagattatACTAAGGCTGTTTTGGATTTCTGGGACTATTGCAGGTATGAATAAAGAAAGAGTTTATCAGACCGTGAACCCCTGAAGTTTACCTAGGCCCGAGACTGGCCACTGTGACCTCAGCACTCAAGGTCAGGTGCCCTCCAGCAGCATCGACATGCTGAGTACAAATGGAGAAGTCTTGCTAGCAATCAGCagggtcattttttaaaaagtgtatttatttgtgttttctgcatGCTGGTGTTTTGCTTGCCCGTATGTCTGTGTAATGGTGTCAGACCATCTGAAACTGGTTACcattgtaagctgccatgtaggACTGGGAGTTGAACGTGGGTCTTCTGGTAGGCgagccagtgttcctaaccactgagccatctttcaaaCCCTGACATGGTTTTAGCGCGAGAGGCATCACTGAATTTCCTGTGGTGGAAGAATAGGCAATTGAAGAACATACAGAAATggcaaacaggaaaaagaaaatctcctTAAGGCTGTTCACGGGCACCCACCACGGACATCAGCAACTCCAATAGTCTTCCATTCCATTCAACCTCAATTTAGTTGTCAAAATTAGGCCCCTGACTATCCCAGGCTcttctactccccccccccctctggtCCCTTTGCTCAGCTCTCACAGAACATtcttttttaaccattttttctgGGGAGGAGGGTGCGGTTCTGGTGGCAGCATCGTGGTGTGAAGAGCTCGTGTTCATGCCTAGAGCAGGGCCATAGTTGTGGTGCACTACAAATGGAGAAGCGGCTTCCTCAGGTGACAGACCAGCCTGACTCCATCCCGTGATTAGAAGCCTTCTTGTTACAAGGTCAAAATAAGTTCATTGCTGTTTTCTGTAAACCTTGGGTTTGACCCTGTGGTCAACCCATTTTCTGGGATTTGACATGTTCCATACTCTATTATACCCCGACTTCCACCCTGATAAGATGTTCTGCCAACTTCCTGTGTAGCCAACATTCCCCTGGAAATCCCTCCCCGCTTGAAAACCATCTAGTCTTACAAATTTTGAGTTATATAAATTCTACTTCTATTTTCGATGCTATTCTTTAAAACCCTGCTTTAGGGAGACAGCCCTGTctgatagaaaataaaacttgCTTAATTTGTCTAAAAGAGTTTGAGTAATGATTTTTACTTTTGTTCGGTGGGATTAATACAGGGTGAAACAGAGTCCCCTGGAGATGGTTGAGCCACACACTGCAGTACAAGTTACTTCAGCAGGTCCTGCTTCTGGGCGATGACCGGATTTGCTAGTGTGGATATCAGGGTCCGTGTACAGGGGAGGTCTTGTGACCTAGATTTGTACTGTTCAACACTCTGGCCCAGAAGCCCTGGTGGTTTAATACTTTGACAAGCCCCTGCTGGTATTCCACCCTGCTGTGAGTCTGAAAAGTTCACAGGTTCTACTGGAGGTGCTCACTATCAGAAAACCTACAAATAAGCCCTTCTCATGGATCAGGGTTTACCTTTGTAATAAATATTGtaggattttaatatttttttatgtttttttttttttttttttttttttttttttttttttttccgagacagggtttctctgtgtagccctggctgtcctggaacttactctgtagatcaggctggcctcgaactcagaaatccgcctgcctctgcctcccagaatgctgggattacaggcatgcgccaccaccgcccggcagaattttaatatttttagaaagaCGCACGCGTGcgctagagtgtgtgtgtgtgtgtgtgtgtgtgtgtgtgtgtgtgttttatgcttgcatatatgtatacgcATCCATGGTTTTTAACAGTCTCACTCTGTAACTTACTGAGCCATCCAACTGGTCCCCTAAATACATTTCAATGAAAGTTTTCATTAGCATGGACGTAAAGGTGGGTAAAATTTGTTAGTGTGTGCTTATGCCTGTGGTTTGCAACTCGAGTCTCAAGGTTGCTCTgttcaaacttttatttatttacgtattTACTTTTGAGTCAGATGCTCTtacagcccaagctggcctcgaaaTTCCTAGCTACACTTTTGTAGACGCAAAACTTCATTTCCCAGGAACACTTGCAAGTGTCGCCGTCGCGTCTCGTCGCGTCTGGTCGCGTCATTGCTCCCGCCCTATATACCTACTTCCGCCCGCGAGCCACTTCCTTTCCTTTCAGCAGCGCGAGGCGGCAAGATGGCGGTACAAATTTCCAAGAAGAGGAAGGTAAGCGTCTGGGCCCGGTCCGGGAGTGTGCCGCAGGTTCTAGAGGTGCCAGGGAGGCCCGTGGCTCTGTGATCGGTCCTGAGGAGCGTCTGGGGCTGCCTGCAGGCTCTTCAAGTCGCGGATGGCCGAGGATTGTGTTCTGGGCCGGAGCCGGGCGAGTGCAGTGTatctggggaagggagggacaaACTCCTCGAGGTTCTGGACGGACCCAGCTACCGGGGGCCTCCAGTTCCGGACTAGACACCTTTGAGCTCATCTTGGTCTCCATAATAGTAGTCCTGTCACACAGTTAGAGGGAGTGCGCCCTCAGACCTAATCCAGTTTCTTTGGTAAGTAAAGTTTAGCAGACCCTTGTTCCCTTATCCGTGTCATCCTGCAAATGGCCATAGTTGAAAGCCTACAGACTATTGGAGTGTTCACTCGGGACCTGAGGCAGTAGTGTCCCTGTGgttgatgtttcttttttatcattcCCTAGGGGAACAGTACACAAAATGTCAGGTTTAGAAATCTGTCGTTTGTGCTTATGCACACAGATGATAGAGCTGTTGTCTGCAGTGCTGTTGAGTTAGTATTCCTCATTTTCCAGGTACAGCTTACACATCCCAGCTGTGCAGAAGGAACTGTACATGTGTTACTTGGGGACAGAttttttttcgttttgttttttttttttgtcttgtgtgtAGTAAAGCCCTTCGATGAAGAGGTGATGACGAGTCTGACTAGGAGGTGTTGCCTTTGTCCAGGATGCCTCACTGTGCTGCGTTCTGTGGCACAGCTGAAAGCACTATGGTCAAAGAAACTTCCTAAAGATGACCTAGAGGCATTTGTCTGAGAAGGGTTGCTGCAATTCTGTAGGGCTATCAGGCTTGCTCTGACTAATTAGCCCTGCCTTAACTTCAGAGGTAACTTCTTTCTTTGGTTTAGTTTGTAGCTGATGGCATCTTCAAAGCTGAACTGAATGAGTTTCTCACTCGGGAGCTGGCCGAGGATGGCTACTCTGGAGTTGAAGTCCGAGTTACACCGACCAGAACAGAAATCATTATTTTAGCCACCAGGTAAAAATACCATTGACTGGTATCACCTGTAAATACTGTGTGTACTAAGATGCTATGTAAACTTGggccaaccaaacagtacacctGGCCATGGTGAGTgtaactgctttttaaaaaatcgtTTGAAAAGAATTTACCTTACATTAATATGTATACTGACCTTGTGGTAGGTGGCAGGTGGGATTTTGAGTAAATTATAATTTCTCACCCTACAGAACACAGAACGTTCTTGGGGAGAAGGGTCGTCGGATCAGAGAGTTGACTGCAGTTGTGCAGAAGAGGTTTGGCTTCCCTGAAGGCAGTGTAGAGGTGAGTTCTCCTGCTATACCTACCAGGGGTTTCAGACTGGATTTAGATGTGGCTTCTGCTATAGAATGGTACTTCTGAAAACCTGACCAGGCCAATGAATACAGGTGGATTGATGCTCTGCCAAAATTTCCTTCAAAGCAGAGCGGTGGCCATGCACGGCAGGGGCACATCTTTCATCCTGGCACTCAGAAGAGAGGATGATGGATGTGCAGAGCTAGTCAGGGCTGCTCATAGTGAGACCCCCGTCTTAAACCACAAGCAATATGATTAAGTTTATGGGGATATTCTGGTTGTTGAACGTAGAAAAGATGCATGGGGTGGGTTGGCTGTCCTTATTTGTGGTTGTGGGGAGCCAGAGTAGAAGGGCAATTCAGCCTTCATCGCTGCCTTGTGTGGGTAGTGGAAATACTTCAGTATCTAAGGGATATTACAATGGCTAAGTTGGAGATTGGTGAGTGATAGCAATgtactttgatttctttaaagCTTTATGCAGAAAAAGTGGCCACAAGAGGTCTGTGTGCCATTGCCCAGGCAGAGTCTCTACGCTACAAACTCCTAGGAGGGCTTGCAGTTCGAAGGTAAGTGTCCTGAGACGTGATGGTCACACTCCTCTGGATAGGTGTGTCCGACATTTTTTGTTCGCAAATAACTTCATTGACAGAATCATCTCTGGTGTAATAAGTCCATGCCCCCTCTGAACCATCAGGCTAACTAGACTGATAGTAAGCTGGTGAACAAAGGACCTGTTGGCATGCCTATATGCCAACACTtggaagaccagcctgggctgtaggATGAGCCCCTAAAGAATGGCCAGTGCTGTGACAGTGCTGTGGATGCCTTGAGTAGATAGAACCATATAGGGAGGGGCATCTGCTTCTGAGGTTTAATAGGACCCTTGATAACAAGGTGAACAGTAAAGTGTCTTCTGGTCATGGCACCTGTGGTTGGTAGCTGCAGCACAGGTGTCAACAAGCTAGCAGTCATGCAGCTCTGAAGGGAAAGAGCTTTATGTCGGTAATTGGCCAGGTGTCCTATTGCTTACCCCTAATCTCAACACAGAAGGTAGAAGATCAGCAACCCAGAGCTCCAAAGCCAGCCTCAGCCACAAAATTGAGGCTAGTCTTTTGTATGGCACTGAGAAGTGATGCAAAGATCATATAAAGggtatgatattttaaaaattctaaaacctTGCCTTAGTTATAAGGACTAGATGTTGAAAAGGCCAATCTGCTTCTTTGAGAGTCAGGGTCTGACTGTAGCCCTGTCTGACCTCCAAATCAGAGATTGCCtgttgaaattaaaggtgtgtgccaccatacctggctttaatAGTATTTTGTTTCTCTGACCTTAGGctaggctgccctcgaactctgatcctccttcctctgccttcttactgctgggattaaaggtgtgggccaccgcTCCTAGCTTTAATGTTTCATAGGctaaagtttttttgttgttggttttggggtttttctggatttggtttttttcgagacagggtttctctgtgtagccctggcagtcttggaactcactctcaggctggcctctgaactcaaaaatccatctgcctctgcctcaagtgctgggattacaggcatgcgccaccactgcccggctagtctAAAGATTTTTTTGTGTGCAGTTGGTACTTAGGTTTGCTGGTGGGATGGATTCTGGAGGTGGGGAGCACTTTTGTGGCTTGTACTCAGGCTTTTCGTATGCTTCTCAACTAAGGTGGTACCTGGGAGCCACAAATGCCCATTCCTGCCAGTGTGGCATGTGgtattgcacacctttaatgcatGACTCCCAAACAGGCCGGTGGGTCTctgcaagttccagaccagccaggactatgtagtgAGACAGAATCTATCCCGACCACAAAGACAGTTTGTGTTACGGTCCTTGGCCACCAGACAAAGGCAAGCCTGACATCCTGAATTTCCTTTCTGTgtaaaggaagaaggaaacatgACTCCatagttgtcttctggcctccacatactcACATGTGCATACTGCATGGTAATAGATTAAAGAGATGTGAAAACATGTTTGAGCTCGGCCAGCCCAAATAACTGGCTTAGAGAAGGACCTGGGCATGggagtgtaaaaaaaattttttttaggaGATTCTAATGTTCGGACCAAGGCTGAAAAGCATTTGCCGGTGAATTGCTCTTTGGTATAACTCTGTTTTCTTCTGCCTGCTGTTGGAGAGTTATTAATGTGAAGGCCAAACTTGGTGGGGTGGAAAGGCAGGTTGTGTCTTTGGTAATACCAGATGAGTCTCTTCTTTGAAAGGGCCTGCTATGGTGTGCTTCGATTCATTATGGAGAGCGGGGCCAAGGGCTGCGAGGTTGTGGTGTCTGGAAAGCTCCGAGGACAGAGGGCCAAGTCCATGAAGTTTGTGGATGGTCTGATGATTCACAGTGGAGACCCTGTCAACTACTATGTTGACACTGCCGTGCGCCATGTGCTCCTCAGACAGGGTGAGTAGCTGTGCGGGGGAAGGGGACCCAGGGTCCGTCCGAGCACTGGGTAGCTAGGAATGCCTAGAGCAGAGATTGGCATTTCAGTAGCATTGCTGAGATGGTCGAATCAGTTGCTCTTAGCCTAGCCTTCTGTGCCCTTCAGTGATGACACGATGACGAGTCAGAAAGGCCATGTCTTGCTCTTGGTCCCTGTCAGTGCCATGTTCTGTGGTGCTGTACATGGTTCCCTTGGCAAAAGTGTCCTGCGCACTGATTGATTTAGAGGCATTTGTCTGAGAAGGGAACAGTTCAGTGCTCTTGAATGCTTTCCCCGTTGTCCTCTTGTGTGATGGGAAAACCCTCAGCTCAGTCCTAACCCTGGTGTCTTTTAGGTGTGCTGGGCATCAAAGTGAAGATCATGCTGCCCTGGGACCCAAGTGGTAAGATCGGCCCCAAGAAGCCTCTGCCTGATCATGTGAGCATCGTGGAACCTAAAGATGAAATCTTGCCCACGACCCCCATCTCAGAGCAGAAGGGTGGGAAGCCGGAGCCACCTGCCATGCCCCAGCCAGTGCCTACGGCATAATCGGTACGTCTGCGGTGACCTTCCGGGCCAGACTGTTCACTGCTTTTTCCTCTGATGTTAAGTGTGTGAATCAGGTTCTTTTAGCTTAGTGTGGGGAAACACAAATTAGGATGTGGTATTCTGTCGACCCACAAGTCTCAATGGGTAAACTGCCTTTGTTGGAGTTCAGCCCTTCAGCAGCCTTGTGAAGGTAGTGTCAGGCCTTCATGCTGGGTTGTATTAAAGGCAGGCTGAGTGTGCCCATGTAGTAAGtgaaggcacacacatgcatttttctcaccattgttattttatttggtttcagGGTCTTGGCAGCTGCATCTGGAGGCTGGATGTTATCTTGTAAAGACGTTTAATAAAATCTTGAACAAAGACACAAGGCCTGACTGGGTTGTGTCCAGCGTTCCCCTGACTGAGTTGGGTTGGCCTATGGAGCGGTGCTTGTTCTGCTGGTTTAAGCAGGAAGGCTTGAGCAGAGCTGACCAGAGAAGTCATGGGGTCACTGGGCAGCATCCTGACCCTGTGCTGAGCAATTGAGGGTTAGAAGAGCAGTTTGGGTTTGGTGCACATGGTAGGACCCAGGTCCTTGGACATAGTAAGCACACATAAGACAGTAAGTCGGCTATGTCTGTGGCCTggagtagtcttttttttttttttaacctagaatGAAAGAAGACGGATGGCTCAGCGGGTTAGGTGCTTCCTGTGAAAGCCTGTGGACTGTCTTTATTGTGCACTCATCCCTACATCCAGAGTAAAATGGCTGTTTTGCCATGCTGTACTGTTTTAGTCTCAGCATcccaaactaaacagggaatttttgATGCCATTTAAGCTTGGAAGTTTGAAATGTAAAACCTGTTGGTAAGATCCATATATTTCTAAGT
This portion of the Apodemus sylvaticus chromosome 1, mApoSyl1.1, whole genome shotgun sequence genome encodes:
- the Rps3 gene encoding 40S ribosomal protein S3, coding for MAVQISKKRKFVADGIFKAELNEFLTRELAEDGYSGVEVRVTPTRTEIIILATRTQNVLGEKGRRIRELTAVVQKRFGFPEGSVELYAEKVATRGLCAIAQAESLRYKLLGGLAVRRACYGVLRFIMESGAKGCEVVVSGKLRGQRAKSMKFVDGLMIHSGDPVNYYVDTAVRHVLLRQGVLGIKVKIMLPWDPSGKIGPKKPLPDHVSIVEPKDEILPTTPISEQKGGKPEPPAMPQPVPTA